Part of the Aquimarina sp. TRL1 genome, GTTACCTGATGGTAAAAAGTTTGCGGTATATGCATACTCAGATAAGGTGACAAAACAATCGAATGAGTTGAGAATAGCCAGTAATACTTCGAGAACTTCATCTAATATTTTTGTAGAGCATCTCAAAGCTTCCGGAGGAACTCATACGATGGAAGCACTCTTAGAAGGGCTGGTTCTGAATGGAGTAGAAGAAATCGTATTAATGAGTGATGGATTACCAAATACAAACCCTGATCAGATACTGGAAGAAATACGAAAAAGCAATACTAAAGGAATTGTGATTCATACCATTGCATTTGGAGAAGATGCGGATCATAATTTTATGAGAACACTGGCACAGGAGAATGGAGGAACCTTCGTGACTTCTAAAATGTGATATAAAAGTAGCGATTTTTGCGAGTTTGCCCCAGCGAGAATAAGAATGGGATTCTAAAAATTTTTGATATTATCATAAGCAAGAATGTTTTGTACTCCTTATTTAAAGCAGTAATAGGGAATCTGTTTGCTGTGAATATATGACGTAGTAAATGAGAACAATTACATGAGGATCTACCAGGTGTATAAATAGTTGCCCAAAATAATGAATTATAGGGCTTACTGTGAGGGGTGATTGCCCGATTTTTGGGCAGCTATGCTTTCTATATACTGTTTCAAAACATCACATTGATTATTAGGGATAGTTGTATAGGATGTCAAAAGAAGTTTGACAATAGGGGCAGAGGGGTATCATATCAACTCAAAAGCGGTTAGTGATGCTATAGGAGATAAGAGCCCCCTAAACCCTTTAAAAAAAGCACCCTCAGGAATATTCATTATTCCTGAGGGTGCTTTTTTATGAATTTAAACCACTTCATAAGTATAAAGAAGCGTTTTTTATTCTCTGGGTAGTTATTTTTTGAGAAAATCAGTTTTATTACTTACTTCAATTGGTGGTAGCTGCTTTTTAGCCAGGTATTTCGTCAATTTTGCCAATTGTTTTTTTGAAATTGTTTCAAAAGCAGTGCTTCCTTTTTTCAAACGAGTTTCCAGTACTTCTTTGTTTTCTAAC contains:
- a CDS encoding VWA domain-containing protein, producing MKRIIITVSCCILLLSFNSCYVLKKSDDFYGIGTTGKNTLYVIDISGSMEGIDEGSVKDQLMREAGNKAGSEVGKLIGGKIGSLLGKQVTKQATKLGAVKRKLIPAIKGLPDGKKFAVYAYSDKVTKQSNELRIASNTSRTSSNIFVEHLKASGGTHTMEALLEGLVLNGVEEIVLMSDGLPNTNPDQILEEIRKSNTKGIVIHTIAFGEDADHNFMRTLAQENGGTFVTSKM